Proteins encoded within one genomic window of Prauserella marina:
- the boxC gene encoding 2,3-epoxybenzoyl-CoA dihydrolase → MTATDVVEAAGRPAVSFDRQPDSYRHWKLRIDGPVAWLELDVDPDAGLRPGYELKLNSYDLGVDIELYDATQRLRFEHPGVRTVVLTSAKEGVFCAGANIRMLAGSSHEWKVNFCKFTNETRNGMEDATEHSGQTYLAAVNGTCAGGGYELALACDEIILVDDNSSTVALPEVPLLGVLPGTGGLTRVVDKRRVRKDRADVFATRSDGLRGKTAVEWGLVDALAPPTGFTEAVAKRAAELAGRGDRPSEARGVALPPLLREESGEGLFYRYVSARYDREARTVELLVRGPGAPPPSEVADVHAKGADGWLLAMTRELDDVILRLRTNEPELGTWILRTEGDADTLLAHEKVILDAADDWLCREIVHYYKRTLKRLDVTSRSLIALIEPGSCFAGVLWELALACDRQYMLDGPPIEDEDSEQRAAIRLSSANFGVFPMGNGLSRLESRFYREDDHLAWLAKETDREISPGEASELGLVTDAPDDIDWEDEIRLVVEARGALSPDALTGMEASNRFVGPETMETKIFGRLSAWQNWIFNRPNAAGTEGALRRYGTGQRAVFDRKRV, encoded by the coding sequence GTGACCGCCACTGATGTCGTGGAAGCCGCCGGCCGTCCCGCTGTGTCCTTCGACCGGCAGCCCGATTCCTATCGTCACTGGAAGCTCCGGATCGACGGCCCCGTGGCGTGGCTGGAGCTCGACGTCGATCCCGATGCCGGACTACGGCCCGGCTACGAGCTGAAACTCAACTCCTACGACCTCGGCGTCGACATCGAGTTGTACGACGCGACCCAGCGCCTGCGGTTCGAACATCCCGGAGTGCGCACCGTGGTGCTGACCAGCGCCAAGGAGGGCGTGTTCTGCGCGGGAGCCAACATTCGCATGCTGGCGGGCTCCTCACACGAGTGGAAGGTGAACTTCTGCAAGTTCACCAACGAGACCCGCAACGGGATGGAGGACGCGACCGAGCATTCCGGCCAGACGTATCTGGCAGCGGTGAACGGGACGTGCGCCGGGGGCGGTTACGAACTCGCCCTCGCTTGCGACGAGATCATCCTCGTCGACGACAACTCCTCGACGGTCGCGCTTCCCGAGGTCCCGCTGCTCGGAGTTCTGCCTGGTACCGGAGGGCTCACCAGGGTCGTCGACAAACGCCGGGTGCGCAAGGACCGCGCCGACGTCTTCGCCACCCGCAGTGACGGGCTGCGCGGAAAGACGGCCGTGGAATGGGGGCTTGTCGATGCGCTGGCGCCGCCGACGGGCTTCACCGAGGCGGTGGCGAAGCGGGCGGCGGAATTGGCCGGACGCGGTGACCGGCCGAGCGAGGCTCGTGGCGTCGCGTTGCCGCCGCTGCTCAGGGAGGAGTCCGGGGAGGGCCTTTTCTACCGGTACGTGTCCGCCCGTTACGACCGCGAGGCGCGCACCGTCGAGCTGCTGGTGCGAGGGCCGGGGGCCCCGCCGCCGTCAGAGGTCGCCGACGTTCACGCGAAGGGCGCCGACGGCTGGCTGCTCGCCATGACGAGGGAACTTGACGATGTCATCCTGCGTTTGCGCACCAACGAACCCGAGCTCGGAACCTGGATACTGCGCACCGAGGGCGACGCGGACACCCTGCTGGCGCACGAGAAGGTGATCCTGGATGCCGCCGACGACTGGCTGTGCCGCGAGATCGTCCACTACTACAAGCGAACGCTCAAACGGCTCGACGTCACCAGCCGCAGCCTGATCGCGTTGATCGAGCCGGGAAGCTGCTTCGCGGGTGTGCTGTGGGAACTGGCATTGGCCTGCGACCGGCAGTACATGTTGGACGGTCCGCCCATCGAGGACGAGGACAGCGAGCAGCGGGCGGCGATCCGGCTCAGCTCCGCGAACTTCGGTGTCTTCCCGATGGGAAACGGCCTCAGCAGACTGGAATCGCGGTTCTACCGCGAGGACGACCACCTCGCCTGGCTCGCCAAGGAAACGGACCGCGAGATCTCGCCGGGCGAGGCCAGTGAACTCGGGCTGGTGACCGATGCGCCGGACGACATCGACTGGGAGGACGAGATCAGGCTCGTCGTCGAGGCGCGGGGCGCGCTGAGTCCCGACGCGCTGACGGGAATGGAAGCCAGCAACCGGTTCGTGGGCCCGGAAACCATGGAGACCAAGATTTTCGGCAGGCTCAGTGCCTGGCAGAACTGGATCTTCAACCGGCCCAACGCGGCGGGCACCGAGGGTGCGCTGCGACGTTACGGAACCGGCCAGCGGGCCGTCTTCGACCGGAAACGGGTGTGA
- the boxB gene encoding benzoyl-CoA 2,3-epoxidase subunit BoxB, whose amino-acid sequence MPEKIDYDAKIPNNVDLSSNRRLQRALEGWQPRFMNWWAEMGPTLETQGVYLRTAVSVGREGWAHFGHVVPQDYRWGIFLAERNPDRTIAFGEHKGEPVWQQVPGEYRADLQRLIVIQGDTEPASVEQQKLLGLTAPSLYDLRNLFQVNVEEGRHLWAMVYLLHAYFGREGREEAEALLYRNSGSPDTPRILGAFNEETADWLAFYMFTYFTDRDGKYQLGTLKESAFDPLSRTCEFMLKEEAHHMFVGTTGVDRVVARSSELIREHDTMDIAPHGGIPLSIVQKYINFHYSVSLDLFGSETSTNAANYYTSGLKGRWLETRRKDDHQLTEDSALLDKPGADGTWGQDELQAILLLNLDLRGEYIADCHTGLKRWNRILADNDIDHRLYLPHPGFNRQVGINAGYHVTPDGTIVDEETWQAAKSHWLPTEEDLTFVRSLMKPVYERGKIASWVAPPTNGINGKPFDYEYVYLT is encoded by the coding sequence ATGCCGGAAAAGATCGACTACGACGCCAAGATCCCGAACAACGTCGACCTGTCCTCCAACCGCAGGCTGCAAAGGGCACTGGAAGGCTGGCAGCCGAGGTTCATGAACTGGTGGGCCGAGATGGGGCCGACGCTGGAGACTCAGGGCGTGTATCTGCGTACCGCGGTCAGCGTCGGCAGGGAGGGCTGGGCGCATTTCGGCCACGTCGTCCCTCAGGACTACCGGTGGGGCATCTTCCTCGCCGAACGCAATCCCGACCGTACCATCGCCTTCGGCGAGCACAAGGGCGAGCCGGTGTGGCAACAGGTCCCCGGCGAGTACAGGGCGGACTTGCAGCGGCTCATCGTGATCCAGGGCGACACCGAACCGGCTTCGGTCGAGCAGCAGAAGTTGCTCGGCCTCACCGCGCCGAGCCTGTACGACCTGCGCAATCTGTTCCAGGTCAACGTCGAGGAGGGCAGGCACCTGTGGGCGATGGTGTACCTGCTGCACGCCTACTTCGGCAGAGAGGGAAGGGAGGAGGCCGAAGCGCTGCTGTACCGCAACTCCGGAAGCCCCGACACCCCGCGCATTCTCGGCGCCTTCAACGAGGAGACCGCCGACTGGCTGGCGTTCTACATGTTCACGTACTTCACCGACAGGGACGGCAAGTACCAGCTCGGCACGCTGAAGGAGTCGGCGTTCGACCCGCTGTCGCGTACGTGTGAGTTCATGCTGAAAGAGGAAGCTCACCACATGTTCGTCGGCACGACGGGCGTCGACAGGGTGGTGGCGCGCAGTTCGGAACTGATCCGTGAGCACGACACGATGGACATCGCCCCGCACGGCGGGATTCCGCTGTCGATCGTCCAGAAGTACATCAACTTTCACTACAGCGTCTCGCTGGACCTGTTCGGCAGCGAGACGTCCACCAACGCGGCCAACTACTACACCTCGGGCCTGAAGGGCCGCTGGCTGGAGACCAGGCGCAAGGACGACCACCAGCTCACCGAGGACAGCGCACTGCTCGACAAGCCGGGCGCCGACGGCACGTGGGGACAGGATGAATTGCAGGCCATTCTGCTGCTCAACCTCGACCTGCGTGGCGAATACATCGCCGACTGCCACACCGGGCTCAAGCGGTGGAACCGGATTCTCGCCGACAACGACATCGACCACCGGCTCTACCTGCCGCACCCCGGATTCAACCGGCAGGTCGGCATCAACGCCGGTTACCACGTGACGCCGGATGGCACGATCGTGGACGAGGAAACCTGGCAGGCGGCGAAGTCGCATTGGCTGCCGACGGAAGAAGACCTGACCTTTGTCCGCTCGTTGATGAAACCCGTCTACGAACGTGGCAAGATCGCCAGTTGGGTCGCACCCCCGACCAACGGAATCAACGGCAAACCGTTCGACTACGAATACGTCTACCTGACCTAA
- a CDS encoding benzoate-CoA ligase family protein, translating into MSIPGGTFPFNAAEYLVGRHVASGDGARTAVVSNTRTLTYSELDQQVRTVAAGLRALGVRPEERVLMCMTDEIELFTAILAGMYLGAVAVPCSTMLTGGELGRLIADSRTRIVLGSTEFAEQVRAGVAVAPDVETVVLTDEWHRLTGQGALSTPYDTWADSPALWLYTSGTTGAPKAAMHRHTDIRFVAENYAQRVLGIRPDDRCLSVAKLFFAYGIGNSMFFPLSVGATALLESARPTPALMAERASTQNATLLFGTPSFWGPLLASDVPGDAFRTVRGGASAGEALPPRMLHGMRERFGVEVLDGIGSTEMLHIFISNRPGKARPSSSGTPVPGYEVEIRDESGALIETDGQPGELYVRGDSAATGYWCRAATSRLVFLGEWMRTGDTYVRNADGTYTCLGRFNDMIKAGGIWVTPSEVEDRLLEHPDVAEAVVVGVPDSDELDKPVACVVPMPGKHVDEADLIRWCREELASFKRPRVVVELAELPKTATGKIRRNVLRDMVKATSEPDPDTQPAEAAP; encoded by the coding sequence ATGAGCATCCCCGGCGGTACCTTCCCGTTCAACGCGGCCGAGTATCTGGTCGGACGGCACGTCGCCTCGGGAGACGGCGCACGCACCGCCGTCGTCTCGAACACTCGCACCCTGACCTATTCCGAACTCGATCAGCAGGTCCGCACGGTGGCAGCGGGCTTGCGCGCGCTCGGTGTCCGCCCGGAAGAGCGGGTGCTGATGTGCATGACCGACGAGATCGAGTTGTTCACCGCGATTCTGGCCGGGATGTATCTCGGCGCGGTCGCGGTGCCGTGCTCGACGATGCTGACCGGCGGCGAACTCGGCCGGTTGATCGCCGATTCCAGAACCAGGATCGTGCTGGGGTCGACGGAGTTCGCCGAGCAGGTGCGCGCGGGCGTCGCGGTCGCGCCGGACGTGGAAACGGTGGTGCTGACCGATGAGTGGCACCGGCTCACCGGCCAGGGCGCGCTCTCCACGCCCTACGACACCTGGGCCGACTCACCCGCGCTGTGGCTCTACACCTCGGGCACGACCGGGGCGCCCAAGGCCGCGATGCACCGGCACACCGACATCAGGTTCGTCGCCGAGAACTACGCGCAGCGCGTGCTCGGCATCCGGCCGGACGACAGGTGTCTTTCGGTGGCGAAGCTCTTCTTCGCCTACGGCATCGGAAATTCCATGTTCTTCCCGCTTTCCGTCGGTGCCACCGCGTTGCTGGAATCGGCGAGGCCGACTCCGGCGCTGATGGCGGAGCGGGCCAGTACCCAGAACGCGACTCTGCTGTTCGGTACGCCCAGCTTCTGGGGGCCGCTGCTGGCCAGCGACGTTCCCGGCGACGCGTTCCGGACCGTGCGTGGCGGCGCGTCGGCCGGGGAGGCGCTGCCCCCGCGCATGCTGCACGGAATGCGGGAACGGTTCGGGGTCGAGGTACTCGACGGCATCGGCTCGACCGAGATGCTGCACATCTTCATCTCCAACCGGCCTGGCAAGGCGCGGCCGTCGTCGTCGGGGACGCCCGTTCCCGGCTACGAGGTGGAGATCCGCGACGAGAGCGGCGCGCTGATCGAGACCGATGGGCAGCCGGGGGAGCTGTACGTGCGCGGGGACAGCGCGGCGACGGGCTACTGGTGCAGGGCGGCGACCTCGCGGCTGGTGTTCCTCGGTGAGTGGATGCGTACGGGCGACACCTACGTGCGCAACGCCGATGGCACCTATACGTGTCTCGGCAGGTTCAACGACATGATCAAGGCGGGCGGTATCTGGGTCACGCCGAGCGAGGTCGAGGACCGGTTGCTCGAACATCCGGACGTCGCGGAGGCGGTCGTGGTGGGTGTTCCCGATTCCGACGAGCTCGACAAGCCGGTGGCGTGCGTGGTGCCGATGCCGGGAAAGCATGTCGACGAAGCGGACCTGATCCGGTGGTGCAGGGAGGAATTGGCTTCCTTCAAGCGGCCGAGGGTGGTGGTCGAGCTGGCCGAGTTGCCGAAGACCGCGACCGGCAAGATCCGCAGGAACGTGTTGCGGGACATGGTGAAAGCCACTTCGGAGCCGGACCCGGACACACAGCCCGCCGAGGCGGCCCCGTGA
- a CDS encoding amidohydrolase family protein, protein MIEGRTVVDAHVHVPRLSTLKPSWLEWARRFSGPHPWREVYDGDGDPVPGRLDALFEEEGVDRALLFCEYSPRATGIQPIEDNLPFVECNPERFRLVANVNPHLHHPLASEVERQLDLGAVALKLHPVHGGFSPADKELYAAYHVCQERDVPVVLHSGTSSFPGARTSFGNPELLSDVVEDFPGVRFVFAHGGRGWWYDVAAFLALAKDNVWLDLAGLPPKKLPGYYARFDFARLATRFVFGTDWPGVPGTANNVRALASLGLPEDVLCDVLAGNAGKIYPGLGG, encoded by the coding sequence GTGATCGAAGGCAGGACCGTCGTCGACGCGCACGTCCATGTGCCGAGGCTGTCGACGCTGAAGCCGTCGTGGCTGGAGTGGGCAAGGCGGTTCTCGGGCCCGCACCCGTGGCGCGAGGTCTACGACGGCGACGGTGATCCGGTTCCCGGACGGCTCGACGCCCTCTTCGAGGAAGAAGGCGTCGACCGTGCCCTGCTGTTCTGCGAGTACAGCCCGAGGGCGACCGGCATTCAGCCCATCGAAGACAATCTGCCGTTCGTCGAGTGCAATCCGGAACGGTTCCGGCTCGTCGCGAACGTGAACCCGCATCTGCATCATCCGCTGGCGTCCGAAGTGGAACGACAGCTCGATCTCGGTGCCGTCGCCCTCAAACTGCATCCCGTGCACGGTGGTTTCTCTCCCGCCGACAAGGAGTTGTACGCGGCGTACCACGTGTGCCAGGAGCGGGACGTTCCCGTTGTCCTGCATTCGGGGACGAGCAGTTTCCCCGGCGCGCGCACGAGTTTCGGCAATCCCGAGCTGTTGTCGGATGTCGTCGAGGACTTTCCGGGAGTGCGGTTCGTGTTCGCGCACGGCGGCCGTGGCTGGTGGTACGACGTCGCAGCGTTTCTCGCGCTCGCGAAGGACAACGTATGGCTCGATCTCGCGGGACTACCGCCGAAGAAGCTGCCGGGCTACTACGCGCGGTTCGACTTCGCGAGGCTGGCGACCCGGTTCGTGTTCGGCACCGACTGGCCGGGTGTTCCAGGGACGGCGAACAACGTCAGGGCTCTCGCCTCGCTCGGCCTTCCCGAGGATGTGCTGTGCGACGTCCTCGCGGGCAACGCGGGCAAGATCTACCCCGGTCTCGGCGGATAG
- a CDS encoding PaaX family transcriptional regulator — MTLLGEFVLPRDRPVWTSVLVDALATFDVEEKSARQALARTAKEGWLESERVGRRVRWSLTEPGRKLLTEGAHRIYDFGSSERTWDGRWLIVLVSVPEAKRDLRHQLRTKLTWAGFGSPDPGVWITPHTSREKEALTILDALALGEAMSFVGSYGAIGDESTVVTRAWDLRELVRRYDEFVAAFATLDPADEAAALDAQTRLVHEWRRFPFLDPQLPPGLLPGNWTGGRAAEVFHGKHAEWRPSAQRHWDRLVAVEGRE, encoded by the coding sequence ATGACACTGCTCGGCGAGTTCGTGCTTCCCCGCGACCGTCCGGTGTGGACATCCGTGCTCGTCGACGCGCTCGCGACGTTCGACGTCGAGGAGAAGTCCGCGCGCCAGGCGCTGGCGAGGACGGCGAAGGAAGGCTGGCTGGAATCCGAGCGCGTCGGGCGCAGGGTGCGCTGGTCGCTGACCGAGCCGGGCCGGAAGCTGCTCACCGAGGGCGCCCACCGCATCTACGACTTCGGAAGCAGCGAGCGCACCTGGGACGGACGCTGGCTGATCGTGCTCGTTTCCGTGCCAGAGGCCAAACGCGACCTGCGGCACCAACTGCGGACCAAACTCACCTGGGCCGGTTTCGGTTCGCCCGACCCCGGCGTGTGGATCACCCCGCACACGTCGAGGGAAAAGGAAGCGCTGACCATTCTCGACGCCCTCGCGCTCGGCGAGGCGATGTCGTTCGTCGGCTCCTACGGAGCGATCGGCGACGAGAGCACCGTTGTCACCAGGGCATGGGACCTGCGGGAACTGGTGCGCCGCTACGACGAGTTCGTCGCGGCGTTCGCCACCCTCGATCCGGCCGACGAGGCCGCCGCGCTCGACGCGCAGACCCGGCTCGTGCACGAATGGCGCCGGTTTCCTTTCCTCGACCCGCAATTGCCGCCCGGCCTGCTGCCCGGCAACTGGACGGGTGGCCGTGCGGCCGAGGTGTTCCACGGTAAGCACGCCGAATGGCGGCCGTCCGCGCAGCGGCATTGGGATCGGCTCGTCGCCGTCGAAGGTCGCGAATGA
- the mftE gene encoding mycofactocin biosynthesis peptidyl-dipeptidase MftE: MTRLGGLRWPEVGKPVLAVPLGATEQHGPHLPLHTDTTIATELCDRLAASIGDTVDIVVAPALPYGSSGEHAGFPGTLSIGRTALELLLVELVRSADDFAGVVIVNGHGGNAAPVRAAVRLLRDEGRRVLAWSPDGPPGDSHAGRTETSVLLRLRPQDVATDKAEAGNTAPLPELFDRLVAGGVAAVSVNGVLGDPAGADAAEGEALLTRWAEALATAVRDWLGR, translated from the coding sequence GTGACGCGCCTCGGCGGGCTGCGCTGGCCGGAGGTCGGCAAGCCCGTGCTCGCCGTTCCACTCGGCGCCACCGAGCAACACGGCCCGCATCTGCCACTGCACACCGACACCACCATCGCGACCGAACTGTGCGACCGGCTCGCCGCCTCGATCGGCGACACCGTCGACATCGTCGTGGCGCCCGCGCTGCCGTACGGGTCGAGCGGTGAGCACGCCGGATTTCCCGGCACCCTCTCCATCGGAAGAACGGCGCTGGAACTCCTGCTCGTCGAACTCGTCCGCTCCGCCGACGACTTCGCCGGTGTCGTGATCGTCAACGGGCACGGGGGCAACGCCGCCCCGGTGCGCGCGGCGGTCCGGCTTTTGCGCGACGAGGGGCGCCGCGTGCTCGCCTGGTCGCCTGACGGGCCACCTGGCGACAGCCACGCGGGCCGCACCGAGACGTCGGTGCTGCTGCGGCTTCGCCCTCAGGACGTCGCCACCGACAAGGCGGAGGCGGGTAACACCGCTCCACTGCCGGAACTGTTCGACCGGCTCGTCGCGGGAGGAGTCGCCGCCGTCAGTGTCAACGGCGTCCTCGGCGATCCCGCCGGCGCGGACGCCGCCGAGGGCGAGGCACTGCTCACGCGGTGGGCCGAGGCGCTGGCCACCGCCGTGCGCGACTGGCTGGGGCGCTGA
- the mftF gene encoding mycofactocin biosynthesis glycosyltransferase MftF (Members of this protein family, MftF, are glycosyltransferases, members of PF00535 (glycosyl transferase family 2). The encoding gene is found as part of the mycofactocin cassette, in Mycobacterium tuberculosis, many other Actinobacteria, and occasional members of other lineages. Mycofactocin itself, a putative redox carrier, is a heavily modified derivative of the C-terminal Val-Tyr dipeptide of the mycofactocin precursor MftA (TIGR03969).) has product MKTGTLLTMDDSVRRRGPLLIGGSPLRLVRLGVGGAKVLDRWLGGEPLGPAATEHRLARRLVDAGLLHPVPPPELTAAEVTLVVPVKDNPDGVARLVAATPELACHVVVDDGSNRPLPSAAIRHDTPRGPAAARNAGWRTANTRVVAFLDSDTLPEPGWLEPLLRHFSDPAVVAVAPRIRGSQGHSALAAYEADRSSLDLGALPAPVRPMSRVSYVPSAALLVRRDALAAVSGFDEALRFGEDVDLVWKLLELGAVRYEPTAVVGHLPRPSALPWLRQRFEYGTSAAPLALRHPGLLSPARLSAWSAASWALLAAGAPRAALTLAAGSSALLPRKLRSRGIPVRESLRLAALGHLGAGRLLAEAARRAWWPLLLPTARGRRLLLAALLPCVLEWLRERHGRHPSWLALRVADDLAYGAGVWAGAVRERTAAPLLPRFTEGSLR; this is encoded by the coding sequence ATGAAGACCGGAACGCTGCTGACAATGGACGACTCGGTCCGCAGGAGAGGCCCGCTGCTGATCGGCGGTTCCCCACTGCGGCTCGTGCGGCTCGGCGTGGGCGGCGCGAAGGTACTCGACCGGTGGCTTGGAGGGGAACCGCTCGGCCCCGCGGCGACCGAACACCGGCTGGCGCGGCGACTTGTCGACGCGGGCCTGCTGCATCCCGTCCCTCCGCCGGAACTGACCGCGGCCGAGGTCACCCTCGTCGTCCCCGTGAAGGACAACCCGGACGGCGTGGCGCGGCTCGTCGCGGCGACCCCGGAACTCGCCTGCCACGTCGTCGTCGACGACGGCTCCAACCGACCGTTGCCGTCCGCGGCCATCCGGCACGACACACCGCGAGGTCCCGCCGCCGCCCGCAACGCGGGCTGGCGCACGGCGAACACCCGCGTGGTGGCCTTCCTCGACTCCGACACCCTGCCGGAACCAGGCTGGCTCGAACCACTGCTGCGGCACTTCTCCGACCCTGCCGTCGTCGCCGTGGCACCGCGCATCCGCGGCAGCCAAGGCCACTCCGCGCTCGCGGCCTACGAAGCCGACCGGTCCAGTCTCGACCTCGGCGCCCTGCCCGCCCCGGTCCGTCCCATGAGCAGGGTGAGCTACGTGCCCAGCGCGGCGCTGCTCGTCCGCCGCGACGCGCTGGCCGCCGTGTCGGGCTTCGACGAGGCGCTGCGGTTCGGCGAGGACGTCGACCTGGTGTGGAAGCTGCTCGAACTCGGCGCGGTGCGCTACGAGCCCACCGCCGTCGTCGGTCACCTGCCACGGCCCTCAGCGCTGCCGTGGCTGCGCCAGCGGTTCGAATACGGAACCTCCGCCGCTCCGCTGGCCCTGCGCCATCCCGGGCTGCTCTCCCCCGCCCGGCTCTCGGCGTGGAGCGCGGCGTCGTGGGCGCTGCTCGCTGCCGGTGCCCCTCGCGCCGCGTTGACGCTCGCCGCAGGGAGTTCCGCGCTGCTGCCCCGGAAACTCCGCTCCCGAGGCATCCCGGTCCGCGAATCGCTCCGGCTGGCCGCGCTCGGTCACCTCGGCGCGGGAAGGCTGCTCGCCGAAGCCGCGCGGAGAGCGTGGTGGCCGCTGTTGCTGCCCACCGCCCGAGGCAGGCGCCTCCTGCTCGCCGCGCTGCTGCCATGCGTGCTCGAATGGCTGCGCGAACGGCACGGCAGGCACCCGTCGTGGCTCGCCCTTCGCGTCGCCGACGATCTCGCCTACGGGGCAGGGGTGTGGGCAGGCGCGGTGCGGGAACGCACCGCGGCGCCACTGCTGCCCCGCTTCACCGAAGGCTCGCTCCGGTGA
- a CDS encoding mycofactocin-coupled SDR family oxidoreductase, whose protein sequence is MSAPFPRDGAGRNGETMSQPRTALVTGAARGIGAAAVRRLADTGWNVVALDRAEDDPSVPYPLGTRKQLAELAAPYQGAVHDVVADVRDLARLTEAVALAEERFGGLDAAVAAAALMAGGAPLWESDDTEWDALFSVGVQGVANLARAAIPALLRRPEPRHGRFVALASAAAHNGLWHLAGYNAAKHAVVGLVKGLATDLRGTGICATAVSPGSTRTDMLTATAALYDLTDVEEFAKHQLVGRLLEPDEIAATIAFLCSPDSSAITGSVIHADGGFTT, encoded by the coding sequence ATGAGCGCACCATTCCCGCGAGACGGTGCCGGACGGAACGGGGAAACCATGAGCCAGCCGAGAACAGCGCTCGTCACCGGTGCGGCGAGGGGAATCGGCGCCGCCGCCGTCCGCAGGCTCGCCGACACCGGCTGGAACGTCGTCGCGCTCGACAGAGCCGAGGACGACCCGAGCGTGCCCTACCCGCTCGGCACCAGAAAGCAGCTCGCCGAACTCGCCGCGCCCTATCAGGGCGCGGTGCACGACGTCGTCGCCGACGTGCGGGATCTCGCCCGGCTCACCGAGGCCGTCGCGCTCGCGGAGGAACGGTTCGGCGGACTCGACGCCGCCGTCGCCGCCGCGGCGCTCATGGCAGGCGGCGCCCCACTGTGGGAAAGCGACGACACCGAATGGGACGCGCTGTTCTCCGTCGGCGTCCAAGGGGTCGCGAACCTGGCCAGAGCGGCGATTCCCGCGCTGCTGCGCCGCCCCGAGCCCCGGCACGGCAGGTTCGTCGCGCTCGCCTCGGCCGCCGCGCACAACGGGTTGTGGCACCTCGCCGGTTACAACGCGGCCAAGCACGCCGTCGTCGGGCTCGTCAAAGGACTCGCCACCGACCTGCGCGGCACCGGTATCTGCGCCACGGCGGTATCCCCTGGGTCGACCCGCACCGACATGCTCACCGCGACGGCCGCGCTCTACGACCTCACCGACGTCGAGGAGTTCGCGAAGCACCAGCTCGTCGGCAGGCTGCTCGAACCGGACGAGATCGCCGCGACGATCGCGTTCCTGTGCTCACCCGATTCCTCCGCGATCACCGGGTCCGTCATCCACGCCGACGGTGGGTTCACGACATGA